In Paenibacillus sonchi, the genomic stretch GGACAGGCTGAAGGAGATCATCTCACTTGTAGGGCTGGAGCGGAGCATTTCCGCCAAAGTCAGTACCTACTCGCTGGGGATGCGGCAGCGCCTCGGCCTGGCCGTAGCCCTGATGCATAAGCCTTCCCTGCTGCTGCTGGATGAACCGACCAACGGCTTGGACCCGGCGGGCATCCATGAGCTGCGGGAGCATCTGAAGAATCTGGCCCGCCAGGAGAATGTCGGCATTCTGATCTCCAGTCATCTGATGTCCGAAATGGAGATGATGTGCGACCGCGTTGCCGTCCTTCAGCAAGGCAAGCTGATCGGAGTGCATCGCTTGTCGGAGCTGGTTCAGGAGGATGACGCGCTCGTACAGTTCGAGGTGGACCGGCCGGAGCTGGCGGTTCAGGTGCTGCAGGCAGTCATGTCAGGGGCGGAAATTACGGCCGGCCACAACCAGCTTCGCGTGCGCCTTCCCAAGAGCCGCATACCCGAAATCAGCCAGAAGCTGCTGGATTCAGGCATCAGCGTATACGGGGTGAATATGGTAAAGCGGACGCTTGAAGACAAATACCTTGAGATTACAGGAGGGCAAGGACATTGAAGCTGATCAACTATATCCGGAATGAGAATATGAAGATTTACAAAAGAAAACGCACCTGGGTGCTCATTGCTCTCGTTGCGGTCTTCGTCATCCTCCAGATCATCAACGTGCGTGCCGGGGATGGGGGCACCGCAGCGGCAGACTGGAGGTCGCAGCTTGAGCAGGAGAATCACCGGCTGGCAGCGGAAGCTGCCGAACCGGATGCGCTGCAGATTGAGATCCGGCAGGCGGAGAAAAATATTTTGCTGAACGAGTACGCCCTGCAGCATAATTTGCCGCCTGAGACGAATGCCTGGAGCTTTGCAGGGGATCTCTCAGGAAACATTATCTTTGCCGTCTCGCTGATCTCGATCATTATTGCCGGAGAGATTGCAGCTGCCGAATTTGTGTCCGGCACGATCAAGCTGCTGCTGACCCGCTCGGCCAGCCGGACAGAGGTGTATACCGCCAAATATATTGCCGCACTCCTCTTCGGGCTGGGATTGACGCTGGTTGGCCTGCTGCTCTCCCTGCTGTTCGGGGGAATCATGTTCGGCTGGGGCGGTCTGGGAGACAGCTATATGTATGTGAAGGATCACACCGTGCACCAGACGCCTATGCTGCTTTCCATCCTCGGCAGTTACTTGTTCCATCTTCCGTTTCTGCTGATTTCAGTTACGCTGGCTTTTATGATATCCGCGGGCTTCCGCAGTTCTATCTTTGCTATTGTCATTCCCTTGTTCGTCTCCGTGGCGGGATTTGTTATGGCCATCGCCATGAACGGCTGGCCGTGGACCCGTTTCTTTATTTTCTCCCATTCCGACCTTAGCGGTTATTTCTTGGGGGATCCGGCGGTGAAAGGGATGACCCTCGGTTTCTCTCTGGCTTTTATAGGAGTTCATCTGGCAGTCATGCATCTTCTTTCGCACACCTTGTTCGTCAAACGTGATGTCTCTTAACGATGCACAATGTTCTTCAATTTAATATTTAGAAAAGGGGTATTAAGAATGCGCTGGACATGGAGATTAATGATCGTAGGCTGCCTGCTGCTGGTAACCGCCTGCAGCAAGGGTGAAGCAACGTCGTCAACGCAAAAGCTTGAACTGGAGGCTGACAAGCTGACGAAGCTGGTCATAGACAACCGCAACGGAGAAATTGAAGTAAGCGGCGCAGATACGGATACGATTGAGGTCACCGCTGTGGTCACCGCCAAAGGCATAAGTATGGATAAATTGAAGCTGAAGCTGCGGGCAGAAGGGGCTGCTGCTTATTTGGATGCTTCCTTTGGCAGCCAGATGCTGGCTATGGGTTCCGGGGCTGTCGATCTGGTGATTACCCTTCCGCGTGAACTCGCTGTGGAAGTGGACTCGCACCGGGACGGCAAGCTTAAGGTGGCTGATCTCTCGGCCCCGCTGGAGGTGGACAACGTGAACGGGGATTTAGAGGTAATCGACACCAAAGGCCCGGTAACGCTCTCCAACCGGGACGGCGATATCACCGTGCGCAATATCGAGACGGACGTTAATATCCATAATATCAATGGACATATTGCAGTAACCCAGGTAGAAGGCTCGGTCGAGGCTGCTGTCGGAGACGGGTCCCTGGAGCTGGATCATATTTCGGGCGATGCCGTGATTTCCCAGACCGGGAACGGTGAAATTAAGCTTGGGGCCATTGGCGGAAACGTAAGCCGAAAATAACAGCCCAGTTAAGCATACTTAGCCAAAACATCAGCACAGCAGCTCCACCGGGCACTTTTGCGGAGGAGGAAGGGGCAGGTTGTACCTTAGCAATATCGGCCCCTAATCCTTTGGCAGCTTCACCGTTCTCCGTTCCGCAAGCACTCTTGCCGGACATTTGCTGCCCATCCGCCCTACTCATGGGCATCCCAGCTAAGCCGGATCTCCGTTCCTTTGCCGGGTGCTGAGCTCACGGTGATCTGTCCGCCCATCGCCTCAACCAGTCCCTTGGAGATTGCCATACCCAGGCCCGACCCGTTGGTTGTGGAAGCCGTATCTCCCCCGCGGTAATACCGTTCGAACAAATTCGCCGTCGTCTGCTCATCCATCCCCTGGCCATTGTCCCGGAAAATAATCGTCAGCCCGCCGTCAGCCCCCTCGCTTAGTGTCACAGTAAGCCGGGTGTCTGAAGAATTGTGCAGCAGGGCATTGGCGGTTAAATTGCCGACCACCCTCTCCATCCAGGGCCGACAGATGCTGGCCGTAATCTCTTTATCAGGGGCTTGATAAATAATCCGCCCCTCTCCATACTCCGGGTTGGCTGCAGCCTGCACCAAGGCATTGCCGAGCCATGCATTCATCTTCACCTCTTCGATCTGCGGGGCGTGAATACCTGATCGCTGCCGGTACGTAATCGCCAAATCACTGATCAGCGTATCCATATGGGCCGACTTCTCCAGCATGATGGCAGAAAATTTGCGGACTTCTTCCGGGGACCAGTCATAAGCATCCTCCGCAAGTAAATGGGCGTAGCCTTTTATGGAGGAAAGAGGGGTTTTGAGGTCATGGGTGATGCCGGTAATCCACTCTTCACGCAGTGTTTCCGTCTGCCGCCGCCGCTCTTCATCGCGCCGCAGAATGACAGTCAGCTGATCCATAGACAGCATGACTTCAGCAAAAGTAGAATAGCGCCGCCTCCATTTCCCTGAACTGAGCCGGCTGTGCGGGCGTCCATTGCGGTCTGCGGGCTCGTCATAAGTCCCCCGCCCGAGGGAATCGAGCCAAGCCAGCATGTGGAACATAGGCGCACCGAAGCGGAGTGCATTCAAGAAGGACAGCAGCGCAAAGATCAGCAGAGTCGCCCCCAGCATTCCGGCAATTCCGGTCAGCACAATGCGCATTTCTGCAGAGATCAAGGAATTTTTGGATGAACGCCCTTCTGTCTTGTTAGGCAAACCTACCACCCAGGTCTCCCCGGTATTCTCATCATAGGCAAAAGTCATGCGGTAGTCGTATCTTTCGGGATATTTCGAACGCAAAGCAAGCTCTTGTATAGTGTAGGTGTCCGGAATGGATTCCGGCCGGTTGAGCGCTGCCAGCTCGCGGCCCTCCAGATCCAGCAGCTGTACGTACCCTCCCAGTGCCTGAATTTTGCTCCCTGTCTTTTCGGGGAGTATAAGCCTGCCATCCATGTAGGAGGAGTGCTCTTCTCTGACCGCCTGCAGCAATGGCTCTATCACCTTTGGTACTCCATAGAGAAGTGTGTACACTCTGCCCTGTTTTTCCTGAATCCAGAGGTAGACGTCATAAGGAAAATCCTTTTGCAGCTGCCAATATGCGGCCAGCTCCCCCGGATTGTACTGCAGGGGAACATCGGAAGGCTTGTTGTAGGATTTCTCCACCTTTCCGTTTTCGTCCAGGCTCTGGAGCCAGCCGTTATTTTGCTTCACTTGTTCCAGAAGCTTCCGTTCAAAGACTATCCCGTCCGCTCCGAACTCAGAGGATTCAACCAGCCGCTCTAAACCAACCGAAGCAAAATTATTGGAAAGAGTGATCTCCGACAGCCGCATCAGCACCCAGTAGACGGTAACTGCCGCAATGAGCAGCACTACCAATCCGGCAATGGCCGAATGCAGCACGAATCTAAGTGTGAGCCGCCTTCTTATCTTCATGCCTGTTCCTTGTCCCTCCCGCTGTGCTGCACCAGCTTATACCCCAGTCCTCTGACGTTGACCAGAAATACGGGATTTGCCGGCTCCAGCTCAATCCGTTCCCGGATCCGGTGGATATGCACCATGACCGTATTATCATCACTTAGCGCATCCTCGCCCCATACCCGTTCGTACAGCTCGCTTTTGGTGAACAGCCGGTTGGGATGCTTGCAGAAAAACAGCAGCAGTTGGAACACCAGCGCCGGGCAGGCGACCACCTCCCCTTCTACTCTCAGTTCACCCGCCGCTTCATCCACCTGAAACCGTCCAAAATCATAGCGGAGATGATGCTGAACCGGCTGCCGCCCCTGTCCGGCATTAGCCTCAGAAGGCTGTTTATGGAGCGCATTCACTTGAACCGGTTCCGGCCCGCCCACCATCCCCAGGTAGCGGCGCAGCTGCGAGCGGATCCGGGCCACCAGCTCCAGCGGATTAAACGGTTTGGTCATATAATCATCGCCGCCGACAGCAAAGCCGGTAAGCTTGTCAAAATCGGAGGTACGCGCAGACAGAAATAGTACAGGCGCATTTGTCGTCTGCCGCAGAAAAGGACAAATATCAATACCGCTGCGTCCCGGCAGCATCACATCCAGTACAATCAGGTCATATACCTTGCTCTGGCAGGCGAGAATTGCCGCTTCCCCTGTCCCTGCCGAATCTATATCCGTAAATCCTTCTTTGTACAGCACCGTCCTGATCAGCCCGATAATGGACTCTTCGTCATCGACGAGCAGAATGGCAGCATGATTCATGCCGGCTCCCCTCTCCATTACATAGTCGCAATTATCATAACATGATTGGCTCCGCAAGAATGGACTGCTTAACCTTAACAATAGCTTAATTCGTCTCCATGGGCAGCACTCCATAGTTAAGTAACCGTTAATGAAGTGTTTCAGTAACGGCAAGATTGGCAGTATACAATGAAGAGGCCATAAGAACACCAACAGCCCGGGGAGGAAACTGATATGCGAAATTTAAGCACAATGCTGGCGGGCACAATGGTTCTGGCCGTCTTATTATCAGCATGCGGAGGAGAGGATACAATGAATAAACGCCCGGAGTCATCTGCAGCCCCCACACAAAATGCGGCGCAGATTAAGCCGACAGCGTCACCAGAAACCGGTGACCGCGGACAACAGGGTGTACAGCCGGAGAATTTGGCGCAAGCTCTGTTAAGCGGGAATTACAGCGGAATTTATAAGCGGTTCAGTCCTGAATTTAAGCAGCAAATCAGCGAAGCTGAGGTTGCGGAAATGGGTTCGGACTTCATTCAGGGGGTTACAGCCTTTAACCCGTCCACGGTAATGCTGCTGAATGGCAGTGAACAACGGGTATGGACTAGCGAGGCAGGCGACAAAGGGATCATTGCCGTCTTCGATGATTCAGGTGCGATTCTCGGTCTGAACATTACAGGGTTGTCCACCTATCCCGATACGGATAACGCACTGACCAAAACCGCTATGACCCTGCCTTTCCAAGGGGAGTGGCTCGTATTCTGGGGTGGCAGCAACGTACTGAACAACTACCACTATGAGTACGCAAGCCAGCGTTATGCTTACGACTTCGTGCAGGCGGCCGATGGTTTCTCATACGAGGGAGATCCGCTGGACAATGAGAGCTACCATGCTTTTGGGCAGAATATCACCGCCCCCGCTGACGGAGTCGTTATCGAAGTCGTCAATGACATCCCCGATAATACGCCTGTTGGCGTCATGAATGAAAAAGAGCCCGCCGGCAATGTGGTGGTCATTGACCATGGCGGGGAATACAGCTTTCTGGCCCATCTGAAGCAAGGCTCGGTCACCGTGAAGAAAGGTGATCCGGTCAAAGCAGGCGATGTGATCGGGAAGGCCGGCAATTCCGGCAACTCCAGCGAGCCGCACCTGCATTACCAGGTATCGGACGGAGCCGACCTGTTCAGCTCCCGTTCCCTGAATATCCGGTGGAAAGACAACCTGCAACCGTTGAGGGGTCAGACTGTTGCACTCAAACCACATATTCAGCCATAATCCGCTCGATATCGAATGGCGTAACGCCTGTGTCCACCGAAAATATCGCATCGGCCTGATCCGCCGCAGCTACTAGCTCCCCTCTTGCCTTGGCATGGAGGTGGAATAAATCGTAGAGATCCGGTTTCCGTAAATCAATCATAGCTTTACCTATCAAGACCATGCCTTTTTGGTTCCCCTCCACATTGTTATAGTAATGCGGGTGTCTGGTCAGAGACAGATCGGTCCAGATGATCTTGCGTTCTACCAGATCCAGAATAACGGGAACGGCAATCTCCGTATCAGCGGTGACATCGATTTTATTGCTAACCGTAGAAGGCTCAAAAATCTCACCGGAACCGGGTTTCTTGCGCATCATCCAGCCCACAAAGCACTCCGGCAAGTTACAGTAGGGTTGGTTAGTGAAGGAATGGAGAGTTGTCACTATATAACGTCCGCCATAATCCACGATGGAGGGAATGTGCAGATCAATGAATTCGCATGCGCCTTGAGGGGCGGATACGATATCTCCGCTGTGAACGGCCTTGTATTTGGAGGACCGCAGATTCGTATAAGAGATATGCTCAACATACTGCCAATTGTGATCATACAAGACAGCGGACAGGTCAATATCCACACGGCCTGTAGGCGTTCCGTTCACTGTCCCCTCTTTCCACCAGCTGAAGAAACGGACGGTATCCCCCTCCATCATCGGCACACGGCTTCCCCGGACAATCGTATGCAGCGCTTTGCTTGCCGATCTTTGGGAGAACGGCACATGATAATCCTGCAACCGTTCATCGACATATGTCTTCCCCAGAGGCGGGAGCAAGGAGAACCGCTCCATAAGCACCCGTTCACACCATTGTACAAGGTCTTGGCATGCCGCTTCATCAATCTCCGGGAGAGTATCGGGAACTGCAAAGGCCTTGGCAACATTTCCTTTAGGGAAAAAGACACGCAGCTCTTGCGGCTCATGGCGGCGGGCAAAATGATTTTTCACTTGAAGCAGTACAGGCGTCGATACTTGATTCGCCACTTCACCAAATGCCAGCACGACATACTCCGTGTATTCGGTTGACCGCAATAATTGATCTAATCTTCTGGCAAATTCACCTGGGCGCTGCATCAACAGATCGATCAAGGTCCAGATCTGACGATACTTGAATGCAAGTTCTACACTTCCGTTAAAGGTCGTAAAGGGTTTATTATTGCGTAAAATATCAAAAGCTTCCTCACAGCGCATATAACGGTGCTTATATTCAGAGGGGT encodes the following:
- a CDS encoding TerD family protein, with protein sequence MMINTIYLRRANKLIVDEGKGPDRLPRAYLATAIKNMETLGFTFSRPLMRALSTLSKEQFEALYDQMIADLRVMVGAHVKYCPMYPAFPMQVMQADEAELYLNAFYYYLTLDLPEYAAADRPALQDQVNLKVIDLGSTAELHALISQLIQAKGSISETDKKDIDTVLEFADPEAMNEILPSEIPFKENAGFVAASLLKHEKANVEQIGRYFTTATDVLRLAVAWSDGDVSLAEASRFRKFKRRERRLLLGLLERCHPITEDMLRYKERWIRLGEILHPSEYKHRYMRCEEAFDILRNNKPFTTFNGSVELAFKYRQIWTLIDLLMQRPGEFARRLDQLLRSTEYTEYVVLAFGEVANQVSTPVLLQVKNHFARRHEPQELRVFFPKGNVAKAFAVPDTLPEIDEAACQDLVQWCERVLMERFSLLPPLGKTYVDERLQDYHVPFSQRSASKALHTIVRGSRVPMMEGDTVRFFSWWKEGTVNGTPTGRVDIDLSAVLYDHNWQYVEHISYTNLRSSKYKAVHSGDIVSAPQGACEFIDLHIPSIVDYGGRYIVTTLHSFTNQPYCNLPECFVGWMMRKKPGSGEIFEPSTVSNKIDVTADTEIAVPVILDLVERKIIWTDLSLTRHPHYYNNVEGNQKGMVLIGKAMIDLRKPDLYDLFHLHAKARGELVAAADQADAIFSVDTGVTPFDIERIMAEYVV
- a CDS encoding ABC transporter permease; amino-acid sequence: MKLINYIRNENMKIYKRKRTWVLIALVAVFVILQIINVRAGDGGTAAADWRSQLEQENHRLAAEAAEPDALQIEIRQAEKNILLNEYALQHNLPPETNAWSFAGDLSGNIIFAVSLISIIIAGEIAAAEFVSGTIKLLLTRSASRTEVYTAKYIAALLFGLGLTLVGLLLSLLFGGIMFGWGGLGDSYMYVKDHTVHQTPMLLSILGSYLFHLPFLLISVTLAFMISAGFRSSIFAIVIPLFVSVAGFVMAIAMNGWPWTRFFIFSHSDLSGYFLGDPAVKGMTLGFSLAFIGVHLAVMHLLSHTLFVKRDVS
- a CDS encoding sensor histidine kinase — encoded protein: MKIRRRLTLRFVLHSAIAGLVVLLIAAVTVYWVLMRLSEITLSNNFASVGLERLVESSEFGADGIVFERKLLEQVKQNNGWLQSLDENGKVEKSYNKPSDVPLQYNPGELAAYWQLQKDFPYDVYLWIQEKQGRVYTLLYGVPKVIEPLLQAVREEHSSYMDGRLILPEKTGSKIQALGGYVQLLDLEGRELAALNRPESIPDTYTIQELALRSKYPERYDYRMTFAYDENTGETWVVGLPNKTEGRSSKNSLISAEMRIVLTGIAGMLGATLLIFALLSFLNALRFGAPMFHMLAWLDSLGRGTYDEPADRNGRPHSRLSSGKWRRRYSTFAEVMLSMDQLTVILRRDEERRRQTETLREEWITGITHDLKTPLSSIKGYAHLLAEDAYDWSPEEVRKFSAIMLEKSAHMDTLISDLAITYRQRSGIHAPQIEEVKMNAWLGNALVQAAANPEYGEGRIIYQAPDKEITASICRPWMERVVGNLTANALLHNSSDTRLTVTLSEGADGGLTIIFRDNGQGMDEQTTANLFERYYRGGDTASTTNGSGLGMAISKGLVEAMGGQITVSSAPGKGTEIRLSWDAHE
- a CDS encoding DUF4097 family beta strand repeat-containing protein, translating into MRWTWRLMIVGCLLLVTACSKGEATSSTQKLELEADKLTKLVIDNRNGEIEVSGADTDTIEVTAVVTAKGISMDKLKLKLRAEGAAAYLDASFGSQMLAMGSGAVDLVITLPRELAVEVDSHRDGKLKVADLSAPLEVDNVNGDLEVIDTKGPVTLSNRDGDITVRNIETDVNIHNINGHIAVTQVEGSVEAAVGDGSLELDHISGDAVISQTGNGEIKLGAIGGNVSRK
- a CDS encoding response regulator transcription factor, whose translation is MNHAAILLVDDEESIIGLIRTVLYKEGFTDIDSAGTGEAAILACQSKVYDLIVLDVMLPGRSGIDICPFLRQTTNAPVLFLSARTSDFDKLTGFAVGGDDYMTKPFNPLELVARIRSQLRRYLGMVGGPEPVQVNALHKQPSEANAGQGRQPVQHHLRYDFGRFQVDEAAGELRVEGEVVACPALVFQLLLFFCKHPNRLFTKSELYERVWGEDALSDDNTVMVHIHRIRERIELEPANPVFLVNVRGLGYKLVQHSGRDKEQA
- a CDS encoding peptidoglycan DD-metalloendopeptidase family protein: MNKRPESSAAPTQNAAQIKPTASPETGDRGQQGVQPENLAQALLSGNYSGIYKRFSPEFKQQISEAEVAEMGSDFIQGVTAFNPSTVMLLNGSEQRVWTSEAGDKGIIAVFDDSGAILGLNITGLSTYPDTDNALTKTAMTLPFQGEWLVFWGGSNVLNNYHYEYASQRYAYDFVQAADGFSYEGDPLDNESYHAFGQNITAPADGVVIEVVNDIPDNTPVGVMNEKEPAGNVVVIDHGGEYSFLAHLKQGSVTVKKGDPVKAGDVIGKAGNSGNSSEPHLHYQVSDGADLFSSRSLNIRWKDNLQPLRGQTVALKPHIQP
- a CDS encoding ABC transporter ATP-binding protein; the protein is MPLLQIRDLTKVIGRKTLVDHVSLEMEKGEIMGLLGPNGAGKTTTIRMIVGLVSKSEGQVIIDGIDTGQQFSAAMGKVGVIVEQPDLYKYLSGYDNLVLFSRMSPGVTTDRLKEIISLVGLERSISAKVSTYSLGMRQRLGLAVALMHKPSLLLLDEPTNGLDPAGIHELREHLKNLARQENVGILISSHLMSEMEMMCDRVAVLQQGKLIGVHRLSELVQEDDALVQFEVDRPELAVQVLQAVMSGAEITAGHNQLRVRLPKSRIPEISQKLLDSGISVYGVNMVKRTLEDKYLEITGGQGH